From the Marinobacter sp. es.048 genome, the window TGACCTGATAACCCCTTTTCTTCTTGAGGACGCCATGCTGACTGGAGCCTTGCTCATTCTTGCTCCCCTGTTTCTGGGGTTTGCCATCGCCCTGGAGAATCGCAGGGCGATGACCGTGATCCACTACACGGTGGAAGGCCTGGTCTATTTTATCCTGTTGCTGCTGGGCCTGGGTCTTGGCCAGATGGAGGGCCTGGCGGCGCAGCTGGGTGGTATGGCGGTCCAGGTACTGGCGCTGGTGCTGGTGCTTTTCGTCGCCAACATGTTCGGGCTATGGCTGTTCCACCGCTGGCAGCCGATGTCCATCGAACGGGTCGAAGGCAGTGTCAGTCCCGGTTACCGCAGGCTGTTCCTGGCCGGCATGAAGCCCCTGGTGGCGGTTATTGCCGGGCTCCTGGCCGGATACTTCCTGTTGCCGGACATGCCCATGGCGGAGCAACTGGCAACCTGGTCCCTGATGTTCCTGCTGTTTCTCATTGGCCTCCAGTTGCGCAACGCCGGTCTGTCGCTGCGCAAGCTGCTGATGAACCGTCAGGGCCTGGGTATCGCACTGGCTCTGACGCTAAGCTCTCTGGTGGCCGGGGCCCTGTTGATACCCTGGCTTGGATTGCCATGGCACGACGCCCTGGCGGTTGCTTCCGGTTTTGGCTGGTACTCGCTGTCCGGTATTGTGATTGGTGAAGCCCTCGGGCCTGCCTGGGGCGGCGTGGCCTTCCTCAATGATGTGCTCAGGGAAATCGTTGCACTGGCCATCATTCCCCTGCTGATTGCCAACAGGCCGGCCATGGCGATCGGTTATGGTGGCGCTACGGCCATGGACTTCACCCTGCCGGTTATCCGCAGCAGTGGCGGGCTGACCTGCGTGCCGGTGGCCATCGCCTCCGGTTTCTTGCTGTCTTTTCTGTCGCCGGTGCTTATGGGGGTGTTCCTGTCTTTGGGTTAAATTGACGCGGTGCAATGCAAGTTGCGGTTTTACGGGTAGTATGTGAAACAGTAAACTAGCGTTTATTGACAAATGTTAATGTCTTGGCCCGGTCCTGATCCTGATGCAACGCCGCGAATTCCTTGGTTTATCGATAGCAGCCGGACTGTCCACGGCGGGATTGCCGGGCTGCAGCGATTCCGGCCCGCTGAGGTTCGGTATCCATCCCTGGATCGGTTACGAGCCACTGTACCTTGCCCGTGATTTCAATTGGCTGCCCGATACGGTTGCGCTGGCGCCCGGCACGTCTGCCAAAGACTCCATGGAAGGCCTTCTTTCAGGGGCGCTTGATGGGGCGGCGCTGACTCTGGATGAAACCATACGCGTCTGGTCGAGGGGGCTGGAACTCGTTGTGGTTGCTGTCGCTGATGTGTCCGCCGGCGCCGATGTACTGATGGTGAAGCCATCGATCACTGAATTGACAGCCCTTAAGGGGCAGCGGATTGCGGTGGAGCTGGACGGTGTCTCGGGCGTTATGCTGTTTAAAATCCTTGAGGTAGCGGGGCTCGGTCGCAGCGACGTGATAAAAGTGGATTTGCCGGTAAGCCAGCATGCACAAGCCTGGTCCCGCGGTGAAGTGGATGCTTCCGTGTGCTACGAGCCAACAGCGTCACTCATAGAGAACGCCGGAGGCGTCAGACTCTTCGATAGTAGCGACATTCCGGAAACCATCTTCGATTTGCTGGTGGTGACCCGGAAAGCGGCAGAGAGCAATTCCAGTGCGGTTCGTGACCTTTTGACCGGACATTTTACCGGCCTGCAGCATCTCGTGCGTAGCATGCACGACTCGGTGTACCGGATTGCCACCCGTCAGGGGATCAGCCCGGATGAGGTCCGCGCGGCACTGGCAAGCGTTATGCTGCCGGATCTGGCCGCAAACCAGCGTTATCTCAGGGCAGCCGGACCCATCGAAACCATGGCCGGATCCCTGTCTCGCCTGATGCTGGCAGAGGGGATGATTAATCAGAATCCTGGCATTCAGCGCTTGTCAGATCCTTCGTTTCTGCCAGCGAGGATTTCTTGAACATTCGCCGGTTAGCTGTCCATCTTTTTTTACTGCTCGCCACGGAGCTTGTGGCCATTGCACCAGCCAATGCCGATGAGGCATTGACTCTGGGCGTATTCGCCTATCGCCCAGACCATCTGCTCCAGGAGCGTTACCAGCCTCTGACCGACTACCTGTCCCGGGAAACCGGGATTCGTATAAGGCTGGAGGTCCTCAACCAGGAGAATATGAGCCGGGCGATCGCCGCCAACCGGCTGGATTTTTTTCTTACCAATCCCAGCCATTTTCTGCTGGTCCGCAGCGAACGTAGTCTGACCGGCGTTCTGGCGACTCTGGTCAGGCGCTCCGGCCAGTCTGCGACCGGGAGTCTTGGCGGCGTGATCTTTACCAGGGCCGGGCGCGACGACATCGAACAGCTCGCCGATATTCATGATAAAACCATTGCCTCACCCGGTGTCCATTTCCTGGGGGGCTACCAGACGCAGGTTCTCGAGCTGATGGATGCTGGTATTGATATCCGGAGCGTGAATCTGATTCGGTTTATGGGCACCCACGACCGAGTGGTTCGTTCGGTTCTCTCCGGAGATGCGGATGTTGGCTTTATCCGAACCAGTATTCTGGAACAATTGGCACAGGAAGACCCTGATCTGTTTACCCGGGTGAAGGTTCTGAACCGTCAGCGGTTGGCTGGTTTCCCCTACGTTGTCTCAACCCGTCTATACCCGGAATGGCCCCTGGTAGCGCTGCCCCATGTAAACGAGCGGGCCGTCCGTAGGATCGCGTCGGCGCTTTTTGCTATTGAGCCGGAAGACGAGGTCGCGCTGGCAGTCGGCATTTCGGGTTTTTCGCCGCCTGCGGACTACCAGTCGGTTGAGTACCTGGCGCGCACTCTGCGGGTGCCGCCCTACGACCAGATACCGCAGCTTACCTGGCTTGATGCTTTGCACCAGTACCGGCTCTGGGTTTTTACCATTCTGGTGCTGGTCACGCTGCTGGTGGCATCTTCGCTCTGGCTGGGCAGGAGCAAGCGGCAACTGGCCGCGGAACAGCGGCGTTTGCGACAGCTTATCCGGGGTTGGCCACAAGCGGCGTTGTTGATCCGGAGCGGATTTTTCAGCGACACCAACCGGGCTTCTGTCGACCTGCTCAGGTATACGTCCAGTGAATCACTGATTGGCAAGGATCCGGCGGCCTTTTCGCCGGAATACCAGCCGGACGGGCAGATTTCCCGACAGAAAATGACGCTGATGCTGGCCCGGGTGTCGGAAGGTCATGTGGAGCAGTGCGAATGGGTTCTGAATCGGTCTGACGGCACAGAGGTCTGGGTCGAGCTTACCATGGCTCCGGTTCACACAGAGGATGAGCCGGAAGCTCTGATCCTTTGCTCACTGTATGACATCACCCTTCGAAAACGGGCGGAACAGCGACAGCGACTGGCGGCGAGCGTATTTGAATACGCCCGAGAGGCAATTTTCATTACGGATAATCATGGCATCGTGATTGATGCCAACGATGCGTACCTGGCCATTACCGGCCGGCCTCGCAATCGGGCTATTGGACGACTGCCTCCCTTACCGGTGGATGAAGGCAGCGGTATTTTTGCGAGTGCCCGGGCCCAGGGCTTCTGGTCCGGAGAGTTTGCCAGCAGACGCAATGATGGCGAGCCGATTACCTTGTCGGTGACTCTCAGTAGTGTCCGCGGTGATGATGGTGAGTTGTCACATTTTGTGGGTATTTTCAGTGACATAAGTCGGCTCAAAGAGCAGGAACGAAAGCTGATGATCATGGCCCACTACGATGCCCTGACCGGAATGCCCAACCGGGTTCTGTTCGCCGACCGATTGCAGCAGGCCATGGCCCTGACCCGGCGACAGAACGGCAACCTGGCGGTGGTCTACATTGATCTGGATGAGTTCAAGCCGGTAAACGATGCCTTCGGCCATGAGGCGGGCGACCAGTTACTGGTTGAGGTAGCCACTCGTATGCGTTCGGAGCTTCGGGAAGAAGATACCCTGGCGCGGCTCGGAGGTGATGAGTTCGCAGCCATTGTCATGAATGTTCAAGACGATCCATCCCTGGAAAGTCTGTTGGTGCGTCTGCTGGCCCGGGTGGCTGAACCGGTCTGGGTGGCAGACCACAGTGTGGAGGTCTCAGCCAGTATCGGCTACACGTTGTTCCCGCAAGCAGAAGATCTGGACGGCGACCAACTTTTGCGGCAGGCCGACCAGGCCATGTATCAGGCCAAGCACCAGGGCCGCAATCGTTATGTCCGGTTCTCCGATCCTTCCTCCTGACGGCTGCCGTTCAGCAATTCAATTCCGGGCGTCAAGGATCCGCTCTCCGGCATGAAGCCGGTTTTCTCTGAGCTTGGCAGAGCCCGTGGCTAGTGGAGGTGTCGGCTAATCAGGCGAGGAATTTCCGGACATCGATTTTATAAGTTTCCGGATCCACGGCTCGCAAAATCCGGTCCTGCGTCCCAGGTTTCGCTAGGTCGATAGTATCTACCGTGATAGGCATCCGGAATTTGGTGTGGTACATCACCCGTACTGTCGGCAGTCTTTGATCACTCTCGTTGGCTTCGACCACCACGCCAAGACGACCACTTTCCAGAAGCACCAGCGAACCCACGGGGTAAAGGCCCAGACAGCGGATAAACTGTTTGACCAGAATCGGATCCAGATGACTGCCGCTCCATTCCAGAAGCTTCTTCAGACCCTGAGTTGGCGTCATGCCCTTGTGATAGACCCGGTCTGCCGTGATGGCGTCGTAGACGTCACTGATGGCTACCATCCGACCGTATTCCGAGATTTCGTCGCCTTTCAGGCCTTCGGGATAGCCGGTGCCGTCCAGGCGCTCATGGTGTTGGGCCGCGGTGATGACGGTGAGCTCACCAATGCCTTCGGTGGTGGCCAGAATGTCCCGTGAGTGCCGGGCGTGAAGTTTCATTACCTCGAACTCCTCAGGTGTCAGGCGGCCGGGTTTATGCAATATTTCATCGGGCGTGAGGATCTTGCCAAGGTCGTGGAGGAGAGCGCCGACGATGGTCTGGTGCAAGACATCAGGAGACAGGCCGCGGTAATTACCGAACAGGGACATCAAAACACTCAGGTTGACTGAGTGTTCCAGCAGGTAATTGTCCTTCTCCCGGATCCGTCCCAGGCAGCTCAGGGCGTTGGCATTACGTAACACCGAATGCTGGAGTTCGTCCGCCAACTGGTGAATGGGTGCGACGTCGATCGCTCCGCCCACCTTGGCGTGGTTCATGAACTCGCCGACCAGCCCCTGGGCCTGGTTGTGAATTTGCTGGGCGATCACGATTTCTTCCGCAAGCGGCACATGCGGGCGCAGGCCTGGCGACAGTTCACCGGCGTTCTGTAGGGCCGACTCGTTCCGTCGGTCTATCTCGGCGGCGGTCTCAGAGTCCTGGGAGTCCAGCCCCTTTGAAGCGTCAATGTAGACGAATTCGACGCCCATCCGCCGGATTTTCTCGATGGTTTCCTCTTTTTTGATAACACCCCGCTTGCGCTGGGTGTTGTGGGGAATCCAGTCGTTGTTCAGGTCGGTTATGTACATGCCGACCTTGAGTGCGGAGATGGGGACACGTTTGATCATTCGCTGGAGAAAAACGTTCTCAGGCTGTTCTGATACGTCTTGCCAATCACCTCGTCCAGAGGCAGTTCTTTCACCTCAGCGATTTTCTCGGCCACAAAGGGCAGATAAAACGGCGCGTTTTCCTTGCCGCGATAGGGCACCGGCGTCAGGAAAGGCGAGTCGGTTTCCAGCAGAATCTGGTCAATCGGTGCCATACGCACGATGTCCCGCACGTTCTCTGCCTTGTTGAACGTCGTGATGCCGTTGAAACCCAGGCACCAGCCCTGATCCAGGGCATACCGGGCAAGTCCCGGACCGGAAGTGAAGCTGTGGATGACACCACGGCGTTTCAGGGTGTCCTCAAATTCGCCAAGGATCTTGATGGTATCCTCGTCGGCTTCCCGGCTATGGATAACCACGGGTCGATCCGAGTCGCAGGCGATCTGCAGCTGACGCCGGAACACCTTGCGCTGCACGTCCCGGTCGGCGTTGTCGTAAAAATAGTCCAGGCCGATTTCGCCCACGGCAACGATCTTCTCGTCCCTGGCATGGGCGCGAATTTCCGCCTCTACGTCGTCGGTATAGCTTTCGGCATCGTGGGGATGTATTCCCTGAGTACCATAAACCCAGGGCGCCACCTGGCTGAGCTCTCGCACCCTGGCAAGGTTGTCCGGGGACACCGCAATGGTGATCACTTTCTCGATATTGACAACTTTTGCCTGCTCAAGAGTCTCCTCCAAAGGGCGGTCCTTGAGATAATCCAGGTGACAGTGGGTCTCGATGATCGGGTGATCGAATACGGGAATCTCGCGACGTTTTTTACTCATTGCCGGGTACTACACTCCATCGCAACCTGCGTCCAGGCTGCTATTCTGTGAATTCGGGCTCATAAGTTTACCAGCTTGTTCGATTGTTGACCTGTATTACCTCCATAGGGAGTTGCACGGAGCATCTTGATGAAGCTATCGGCGTTTGCCAGTTCTTTTCTCTACGACCCCGGGAAACCGAGATTCCGGGATTACCCGACATTGCTGGATAGGGATGAAACCAAGTTGCCCGGGCTGGAAGCCAGCCTGGACGAGATCGGGGAATACCAGCGCCGGTTATGGGCCAACCAGGCCAAGGCGGTTCTACTGGTTAACCATGGCCCCGACACCAGCGGGAAAGACAGCCTGATCCGTACCCTGGCAACCTACGCAGACCCGGCCGGTTTCCACGCCTGGTCGTTCAGCCGGCCCAGGGGCCCCGAAATCCGACACGATTTTCTCTGGCGGGTCACGCCGTTTCTGCCCGGTTTTGGCGAGATGGTCGCCTTCAACCGCAGCCATCATGAAGCGGTGATCGCCGAGCGGGTATGGCCGGTCCACGCGCCTGCAAGCTACAACTGGCAGAACCGCTACCGGTCCATCCGGAACTTCGAGAATCACCTGGTGGAAGAAGGGACCACGGTGATCAAGGTCTGGCTCAACCTGTCTGAGGACGAGCATCGTCAGCGCCTCCTGAAGCGTCTGGATAAACCGCGCAAGCGGTGGAAGTTCGATCGGTCCGATATCGATGGCTGGGAAAAACGCCGAGAGTACGAAGCTTTCGCCGAGGAAGCCATGGCCGCGACCCACACAGAGCAGGCGCCCTGGTTAATTGTGCCGGGTGATCGGAAACCACAGGCTCGCGCGATTGTGGCGGCCGTACTGGCTGAGCAATTGCAGAAACTGGCGCCGGATTATCCGAAAGAAGATGAGAATGTTTTGAAAGAGTACCGGCGCCTGTTGGCGAAAAGCGGCGTGAAATAAACACTGGGGAGGAATGCATGCACATTGTTGTAGTCGGTGGCGGCGTGGTGGGAATGACCACCGCCTACGAGCTGAATCGCCGCGGCCACCAGGTGACTGTGCTGGAACGCCATGCTGTTGCCGGTAATGAAACCAGCAAGGCCAACGCGGCCCAGCGGTCCTATGGCGTGGTCTACCCGTGGGCCGATCCCTCGATTGTGTTCAAGGCTATTCCCTGGATCCTCAAGCAGGATGGTCCTCTGAAGCTGCGCTTCCCGCCGTCTGTGGAAACACTCAAGTTCATGTTTGCTACGCTCCGTTACGCCTGGTCGCCAGGGCTGTTCGGATTGAATCGCCGCGCCATGTTGCGCCTCGGCATTCACAGCCGGGCAAGGTTTCTGGCTCTGGAGAAGGAGTTTGATCTGTCCTTCGATGGCGACCACCAGGGCCTGCTGCACCTGGCCAGCACACCAGAAGCACTGGAAGGCTACCGAACGACCCATGAACTTCTGAACGAACTGGGCATCCCTTCCCGCTTGCTCACCCCCGAACAGGTACGCGAAGCGGAACCCGGCATGGTCGGCGACGGCCCGCTTTACGGTGCCCTGAGCTACGACACTGACGGCACCGGGGATTGTCATCAGTTCTCCCGGGAGCTGGCGAAAGCCTGCGAAGCAAAAGGGGTGGTCGTTCGTTACAGCGTGGAGGCGGAAAAGCTGATTGCCGATGACCAGAAGGTCAGTGCGATTTCACTGAGAACCGGCGATGGCACTATGGAAACGCTCGAAGCCGATGCCGTCGTGATCAGCGCCGGCTGCTGGTCCAATCACCTGGTTCAGCCCCTGGGCCTGGAACTGCCGATTTACCCCGTGAAAGGTTACAGCCTCACCGTTCCCATGAAAGATTCAGAGCGAGGTCCCAACTCTACGATCCATGACGACAACTACAAAGTCGTCTCCACCCGTCTGGGCAACCGTTTACGGGCCACCGGGTTCGTCGAGCTGGCGGATTTCAATAGAGATATTCCTGAGGCGAGGCTGGCCACCATCCGAAAATCGGTGGAGTCCCGGTTCCCCGGCTGCGCCGATCTCGACGCCGCCGAAACCTGGACCGGCTTTCGCCCCATGACCCCGGACGGCCCGGCGATCATCGGACGAGGTCCCCGAGATAACCTTTACTTAAACACCGGCCACGGCACCTTCGGCTGGACCCTGTCCGCAGGTAGTGCAGACCTTATTGCCCAGGTAATAGATGGCGAGGATCCCATCCTTTGCCTAGATGCCTTCCGCCCGGGAAGATTTCAGGAATAGTTTCTATAGATCGGTGCGCGCAAAAAGGCCCGGGAGCCGGACGGATAAGTCCTCCCGGGATCGTCGAAAACATGGATGTTTTCGTCGAGCGTACAGGGATGTATTCACAGCGTATCCCGGGAGGACTTATCCGTCTGGCTCTTTCTCGGAAGCAGAGCGCGCTCGATGTTCGAACAAAGCGTATGAACAAACCCGATATCCCGATCAGACAACAAGGGCAGCCGCTCGAAAACCCATTGGGACAGCTTTCCTTCAGGTGGTGTGTCCAGTTCCGGTAGCAGGGTTTCGAGTCGACCGCGGAGGGCGCCAAGACGATTTTCGTTGGCAGGCTCACGCTGGTTATCCATAGTTTCCGAAAGCCCTGACATTTCCCAGGCGTAAAGCATCACCGACTGGGCAAGGTTCAGGGAAGGGTAGGCGACCTTCATGGGGATGCCGGTTAGCAGATCGCAGAGCGCCAGTTCGTCATTGGACAGCCCACGGTCCTCACGGCCAAATACCAGTGCCGCGGTCGCTACGGAAGCACCCTTCGTGGCGAGAACCTTCCGCAAATCTGAGGGGCCGTGCCAATCCTGGCGCTGATGCCGCGTCTTGGCGGAGGTGCCCATCAGCAGGTCTACGGAGTTTCTTACCGCAGCCAGATCGGGGAAAATGCGCGCATTGTCCAGGATATGGTCGCTGCCATGGGCCAGCCAGTGGGCTTCGGGGCGGGTGTGCAGGTCCGAGTTGACCAGCCACAGTTCGCCGAAGCCCATGGTGCACAGGGCGCGGGCGGCCGCTCCGACATTTTCCGGAACCTTGGGTTCAACAAGTACAAAGGCCAGTTGCATGACGTTACCTCCGGCGGCGAGTTTACACCACGGCGCGGAATCTTTTTACCAGCGATGGCGGCAGCTGAACGACTGGCTGGTGCAGCACCGGGAGTTCTGGCAACCGGCGCCGTTCATGACACCGGAGCCGGCCTGGACACAAACTTATCCGGAACTGAACGCAATGCTGGCAGAGCTTACCGATGCCGAATGCCAGCACCTGGATGACGTCCCCATTGAACTGGCGGCGCGAGCATCCCGGTGGCTGCCGTCCCTGGAAGCTTATGCAGACATGGTGCAGCTGCCGGAGCTTTTGCCGTTAGCCGAGAAAGCATCTGAGGCGACCCTGCCGGAAATCCGGGCCACGGATATGCCCGGTCGGAAACGCCTGCAGTCGGGTGCCTTTACTGCGGCACTGAGGCCGCTGGAACATCCTGCCCTGGACTGGTGTTGCGGTAAGGGCCATCTGTCCCGGACGCTGGCGCCGTTTTGCCCCGGTGAGGTACAGGGTTTCGAGTGGAATCCGGAGCTGGTGCAGGACGGCAACCGACTGGCTCAACAGTTCGGGGATCGGGTGTTGATCGGCTGCCAGGATGTCATGGCCGCAGATCTGTCGCTTCCGAAGCGTCATCACTGCGTTGCACTCCATGCCTGCGGCGATCTGCACCGTCAGTTGCTGAGGCGAGGCAGCGAAGCCGGGTTGCCGAGACTGAGTATCTCGCCCTGCTGCTATCACCTGAGCGAGATGGAACCCTACAGGCCGCTTTCCGAAAAAGCGGCGGGTTACCAAAAGGTGCTGCAACCGAGCCGAAACGACCTGCGGCTGGCGGTGCAGGAAACCGTGACGGCACCCGCCCGGGTGAGGGAGCAAACCCGCCTTGTCAGCCAGTGGCGCCTGGGATTTGATGGTTTGCAGCGGCACCTGCGGGGGCGGGATGACTATCTGCCGGTCCCTTCCCATCCGGCCCGCCTTTTGAGCGAAGGCTTTTCTTCATTTTGCCGATGGGCGGCGGCGAAAAAAAACCTCGAATTACCAGGCAGCGTGGATTTCGATGCATGGCTGGCATTTGGTGAGCGTCGGCTGGTGGAAGTTCGCCGTCATGAACTGGTCAGGCACCTGTTCCGCCGTCCTCTGGAGCTCTGGATGGTCTTTGATTATGCGCTGTTCCTGAAAGAGCAGGGGTACACGGTGAGGCTGGGGCAGTTCTGCGACCGGTCACTGACGCCCCGCAATCTGCTGCTGGATGCGGTCAGGGTTTCCGGTACTCAACCCGTTCAACACAGCCATCCCTGAAATACACATAGGTCAGCTCGTAGAGCGCGCCGTAATAGCGGGTCTGGTAGATCCAGACTTCCTGGGGACTGGTGTAGGTTTCCGGAGGGTTGCCGAAAGCGCGGCGCACGTTTTCACGGGTCATGCCCCGCACCACCTGCTCCCGAACCAGATAACGACGCAAATCGGTGGAGTTGATAAACCGGCAGGTGCCGGCCTCTTTTTCTGGTTCCGGCTCTTTGGCCTGTTCCTCGGGATCAGCTGCCTCTTGCGCCGGGAGGTTCTGGTTAAAGCTGCCGCCAATGCGGTTATCCCATAACTCAACCGATTCGGCATCCTCCCCGCAGGGCTGGTCGGCGAAGACCGTATTG encodes:
- a CDS encoding polyphosphate kinase — its product is MKLSAFASSFLYDPGKPRFRDYPTLLDRDETKLPGLEASLDEIGEYQRRLWANQAKAVLLVNHGPDTSGKDSLIRTLATYADPAGFHAWSFSRPRGPEIRHDFLWRVTPFLPGFGEMVAFNRSHHEAVIAERVWPVHAPASYNWQNRYRSIRNFENHLVEEGTTVIKVWLNLSEDEHRQRLLKRLDKPRKRWKFDRSDIDGWEKRREYEAFAEEAMAATHTEQAPWLIVPGDRKPQARAIVAAVLAEQLQKLAPDYPKEDENVLKEYRRLLAKSGVK
- a CDS encoding ABC transporter substrate-binding protein, giving the protein MQRREFLGLSIAAGLSTAGLPGCSDSGPLRFGIHPWIGYEPLYLARDFNWLPDTVALAPGTSAKDSMEGLLSGALDGAALTLDETIRVWSRGLELVVVAVADVSAGADVLMVKPSITELTALKGQRIAVELDGVSGVMLFKILEVAGLGRSDVIKVDLPVSQHAQAWSRGEVDASVCYEPTASLIENAGGVRLFDSSDIPETIFDLLVVTRKAAESNSSAVRDLLTGHFTGLQHLVRSMHDSVYRIATRQGISPDEVRAALASVMLPDLAANQRYLRAAGPIETMAGSLSRLMLAEGMINQNPGIQRLSDPSFLPARIS
- a CDS encoding DUF4124 domain-containing protein, giving the protein MLKGIALMLTLSVLAVPAQAQVFRCEKDGNTVFADQPCGEDAESVELWDNRIGGSFNQNLPAQEAADPEEQAKEPEPEKEAGTCRFINSTDLRRYLVREQVVRGMTRENVRRAFGNPPETYTSPQEVWIYQTRYYGALYELTYVYFRDGCVERVEYRKP
- a CDS encoding TatD family hydrolase, producing MSKKRREIPVFDHPIIETHCHLDYLKDRPLEETLEQAKVVNIEKVITIAVSPDNLARVRELSQVAPWVYGTQGIHPHDAESYTDDVEAEIRAHARDEKIVAVGEIGLDYFYDNADRDVQRKVFRRQLQIACDSDRPVVIHSREADEDTIKILGEFEDTLKRRGVIHSFTSGPGLARYALDQGWCLGFNGITTFNKAENVRDIVRMAPIDQILLETDSPFLTPVPYRGKENAPFYLPFVAEKIAEVKELPLDEVIGKTYQNSLRTFFSSE
- a CDS encoding D-amino acid dehydrogenase, with translation MNTGEECMHIVVVGGGVVGMTTAYELNRRGHQVTVLERHAVAGNETSKANAAQRSYGVVYPWADPSIVFKAIPWILKQDGPLKLRFPPSVETLKFMFATLRYAWSPGLFGLNRRAMLRLGIHSRARFLALEKEFDLSFDGDHQGLLHLASTPEALEGYRTTHELLNELGIPSRLLTPEQVREAEPGMVGDGPLYGALSYDTDGTGDCHQFSRELAKACEAKGVVVRYSVEAEKLIADDQKVSAISLRTGDGTMETLEADAVVISAGCWSNHLVQPLGLELPIYPVKGYSLTVPMKDSERGPNSTIHDDNYKVVSTRLGNRLRATGFVELADFNRDIPEARLATIRKSVESRFPGCADLDAAETWTGFRPMTPDGPAIIGRGPRDNLYLNTGHGTFGWTLSAGSADLIAQVIDGEDPILCLDAFRPGRFQE
- a CDS encoding tRNA/rRNA methyltransferase, which translates into the protein MQLAFVLVEPKVPENVGAAARALCTMGFGELWLVNSDLHTRPEAHWLAHGSDHILDNARIFPDLAAVRNSVDLLMGTSAKTRHQRQDWHGPSDLRKVLATKGASVATAALVFGREDRGLSNDELALCDLLTGIPMKVAYPSLNLAQSVMLYAWEMSGLSETMDNQREPANENRLGALRGRLETLLPELDTPPEGKLSQWVFERLPLLSDRDIGFVHTLCSNIERALLPRKSQTDKSSRDTL
- a CDS encoding diguanylate cyclase domain-containing protein — protein: MAIAPANADEALTLGVFAYRPDHLLQERYQPLTDYLSRETGIRIRLEVLNQENMSRAIAANRLDFFLTNPSHFLLVRSERSLTGVLATLVRRSGQSATGSLGGVIFTRAGRDDIEQLADIHDKTIASPGVHFLGGYQTQVLELMDAGIDIRSVNLIRFMGTHDRVVRSVLSGDADVGFIRTSILEQLAQEDPDLFTRVKVLNRQRLAGFPYVVSTRLYPEWPLVALPHVNERAVRRIASALFAIEPEDEVALAVGISGFSPPADYQSVEYLARTLRVPPYDQIPQLTWLDALHQYRLWVFTILVLVTLLVASSLWLGRSKRQLAAEQRRLRQLIRGWPQAALLIRSGFFSDTNRASVDLLRYTSSESLIGKDPAAFSPEYQPDGQISRQKMTLMLARVSEGHVEQCEWVLNRSDGTEVWVELTMAPVHTEDEPEALILCSLYDITLRKRAEQRQRLAASVFEYAREAIFITDNHGIVIDANDAYLAITGRPRNRAIGRLPPLPVDEGSGIFASARAQGFWSGEFASRRNDGEPITLSVTLSSVRGDDGELSHFVGIFSDISRLKEQERKLMIMAHYDALTGMPNRVLFADRLQQAMALTRRQNGNLAVVYIDLDEFKPVNDAFGHEAGDQLLVEVATRMRSELREEDTLARLGGDEFAAIVMNVQDDPSLESLLVRLLARVAEPVWVADHSVEVSASIGYTLFPQAEDLDGDQLLRQADQAMYQAKHQGRNRYVRFSDPSS
- a CDS encoding HD-GYP domain-containing protein; the protein is MIKRVPISALKVGMYITDLNNDWIPHNTQRKRGVIKKEETIEKIRRMGVEFVYIDASKGLDSQDSETAAEIDRRNESALQNAGELSPGLRPHVPLAEEIVIAQQIHNQAQGLVGEFMNHAKVGGAIDVAPIHQLADELQHSVLRNANALSCLGRIREKDNYLLEHSVNLSVLMSLFGNYRGLSPDVLHQTIVGALLHDLGKILTPDEILHKPGRLTPEEFEVMKLHARHSRDILATTEGIGELTVITAAQHHERLDGTGYPEGLKGDEISEYGRMVAISDVYDAITADRVYHKGMTPTQGLKKLLEWSGSHLDPILVKQFIRCLGLYPVGSLVLLESGRLGVVVEANESDQRLPTVRVMYHTKFRMPITVDTIDLAKPGTQDRILRAVDPETYKIDVRKFLA
- a CDS encoding lysine exporter LysO family protein — its product is MLTGALLILAPLFLGFAIALENRRAMTVIHYTVEGLVYFILLLLGLGLGQMEGLAAQLGGMAVQVLALVLVLFVANMFGLWLFHRWQPMSIERVEGSVSPGYRRLFLAGMKPLVAVIAGLLAGYFLLPDMPMAEQLATWSLMFLLFLIGLQLRNAGLSLRKLLMNRQGLGIALALTLSSLVAGALLIPWLGLPWHDALAVASGFGWYSLSGIVIGEALGPAWGGVAFLNDVLREIVALAIIPLLIANRPAMAIGYGGATAMDFTLPVIRSSGGLTCVPVAIASGFLLSFLSPVLMGVFLSLG
- a CDS encoding methyltransferase, whose protein sequence is MTLPPAASLHHGAESFYQRWRQLNDWLVQHREFWQPAPFMTPEPAWTQTYPELNAMLAELTDAECQHLDDVPIELAARASRWLPSLEAYADMVQLPELLPLAEKASEATLPEIRATDMPGRKRLQSGAFTAALRPLEHPALDWCCGKGHLSRTLAPFCPGEVQGFEWNPELVQDGNRLAQQFGDRVLIGCQDVMAADLSLPKRHHCVALHACGDLHRQLLRRGSEAGLPRLSISPCCYHLSEMEPYRPLSEKAAGYQKVLQPSRNDLRLAVQETVTAPARVREQTRLVSQWRLGFDGLQRHLRGRDDYLPVPSHPARLLSEGFSSFCRWAAAKKNLELPGSVDFDAWLAFGERRLVEVRRHELVRHLFRRPLELWMVFDYALFLKEQGYTVRLGQFCDRSLTPRNLLLDAVRVSGTQPVQHSHP